One window of the Burkholderia sp. FERM BP-3421 genome contains the following:
- a CDS encoding beta-galactosidase, translated as MTNRRNFLAFTTLAPVMAACGSGGGGGDGTGGGGPRSTSAAAGVDSSVEAAQAPQPSSCGRHTFAFARNGAAFLLDGRVFQIRSGEMHPARIPVEYWRHRIRMAKAMGMNTIALYIMWNYHESAPGVFDFHTDNRDIAAFIRLCQDENMWVLLRPGPYVCGEWDLGGMPSYLLRYPDIQLRVNSTTDPRYMAAVSRYIARLVPMVAPLLVGNGGPILMIQIENEFGSYARDPAYMEEIRQLWVNGGINGPFYTEDGLTQLEQNQSNVTGGAIALSGGTAADIATARTRYPDVPAMAGEVYPGWLTHWGDAVLQGTATDITTTLDALMRGKLSFNLYVIHGGTSFGFFSGANTDGTSGEYQPDITSYDYAAPISEQGVATAHYLRYRKLIAGYLPTPLPPVPAPVPTLSGVAAITPAPFASLWDNLPAALPAERPQPFEAYGQAFGLVLYRRALRGYAGGVLTATDVHDYATVYVDEHYAGGISRAALPADYAQAFNLTHHAPLTLSPALATSPAPTLDILVEGMGRVNYGHAIVDRKGILQSIALQPNGGADAELLDWGVHLLPFDAAYVAGLRPVVTNPSRSGLFFKATFNLNAAADTYLDMSAWTKGFVWVNGRHLGRYWKIGPQHRLYCPAPWLRPGLNEVLVFDLHQVDSRPIAFARTLA; from the coding sequence ATGACGAACAGAAGAAACTTCCTTGCGTTCACGACGCTGGCGCCGGTCATGGCCGCGTGTGGCAGCGGCGGCGGCGGCGGCGACGGCACGGGCGGTGGCGGGCCGCGGTCGACGTCGGCTGCGGCCGGCGTCGACTCGTCCGTCGAGGCGGCGCAGGCGCCGCAACCGAGCAGCTGCGGGCGCCATACGTTCGCGTTCGCCCGGAACGGCGCGGCATTCCTGCTTGACGGTCGCGTATTCCAGATCCGCAGCGGCGAGATGCACCCCGCGCGGATTCCCGTCGAGTACTGGCGTCATCGGATCCGGATGGCGAAGGCGATGGGGATGAACACCATCGCGCTCTACATCATGTGGAATTACCACGAGTCGGCGCCGGGCGTATTCGATTTCCACACGGACAACCGCGACATCGCCGCGTTCATCCGGCTCTGCCAGGACGAGAACATGTGGGTGCTGCTGCGCCCCGGCCCGTACGTGTGCGGCGAGTGGGACCTGGGGGGCATGCCGTCCTACCTGCTGCGCTATCCCGACATCCAGCTGCGCGTCAATTCGACCACCGACCCGCGTTACATGGCCGCGGTGTCGCGCTACATCGCTCGGCTGGTGCCGATGGTCGCGCCGCTGCTGGTCGGGAACGGCGGCCCGATCCTGATGATCCAGATCGAGAACGAGTTCGGCTCCTATGCGCGCGATCCGGCGTACATGGAGGAGATTCGCCAGCTGTGGGTGAACGGCGGGATCAACGGCCCGTTCTACACGGAGGACGGCCTGACGCAGCTCGAACAGAACCAGTCGAACGTGACGGGCGGCGCGATTGCATTGAGCGGCGGGACGGCTGCCGACATCGCGACGGCGCGCACCCGTTATCCGGACGTGCCGGCGATGGCGGGCGAGGTGTATCCGGGCTGGCTCACGCATTGGGGCGACGCGGTGCTGCAAGGAACCGCGACCGACATCACGACGACGCTCGACGCCCTGATGCGCGGCAAGTTGTCGTTCAACCTGTACGTGATCCACGGCGGCACGAGTTTCGGCTTCTTTTCCGGCGCGAACACCGACGGGACCAGCGGCGAGTATCAACCGGACATCACGAGCTACGACTATGCCGCGCCGATCAGCGAGCAGGGCGTCGCCACCGCGCACTACCTGCGCTATCGCAAGCTGATCGCCGGCTACCTGCCGACGCCGCTGCCGCCGGTTCCCGCACCGGTTCCGACGCTCTCGGGCGTCGCCGCGATCACGCCCGCGCCGTTCGCGTCGCTGTGGGACAACCTGCCGGCGGCCTTGCCGGCGGAGCGTCCGCAGCCGTTCGAGGCGTACGGCCAGGCATTCGGCCTCGTGCTGTATCGGCGGGCGCTGCGGGGGTATGCCGGGGGCGTGCTGACCGCAACCGACGTCCACGACTACGCGACGGTGTACGTCGACGAGCACTATGCGGGCGGCATCTCGCGCGCCGCGCTGCCGGCCGATTACGCGCAGGCATTCAACCTGACCCATCATGCGCCGCTGACGCTGTCTCCCGCGCTCGCGACGTCCCCCGCGCCGACGCTCGACATCCTGGTCGAGGGGATGGGGCGCGTGAACTACGGCCATGCGATCGTCGATCGCAAGGGCATCCTGCAGTCGATCGCGCTGCAGCCGAACGGCGGGGCCGACGCGGAACTGCTCGATTGGGGCGTGCATCTGCTGCCGTTCGACGCCGCGTACGTGGCCGGCCTGCGGCCCGTCGTGACGAATCCGAGCAGGAGCGGCCTGTTCTTCAAGGCGACGTTCAACCTGAATGCGGCCGCGGACACCTATCTCGACATGAGCGCGTGGACGAAGGGCTTCGTCTGGGTGAACGGCCGCCACCTCGGCCGCTACTGGAAGATCGGGCCGCAGCATCGGCTCTATTGTCCCGCACCGTGGCTGCGGCCGGGGCTCAACGAAGTCCTGGTGTTCGATCTGCATCAGGTCGACAGCCGGCCGATCGCGTTCGCCCGCACGCTCGCCTGA